In one Nicotiana tomentosiformis chromosome 6, ASM39032v3, whole genome shotgun sequence genomic region, the following are encoded:
- the LOC104095710 gene encoding uncharacterized protein: protein MDWFSWLSKTSLDPSLVYEYALIFAHNELVQDDIAYFNHEFLQSMGICVAKHRLEILKLARKEKSKSSRNHMLWLILAIKQAKKLLAKRMKMWTRRPNSSTFALVWLRNYSSRRKAAMLKRNKRRSTAAKEETPSVVPDKRTLMLTNGSPFLVQDFSDALISSSSSSPFEGFCNEEILDDIDDEIKWDALFQDLKPT from the coding sequence ATGGACTGGTTTTCATGGCTCTCCAAAACCAGCCTCGACCCTTCACTTGTTTATGAGTATGCCCTTATTTTTGCACACAATGAGCTTGTACAAGACGACATAGCTTACTTTAACCATGAATTTCTGCAAAGTATGGGCATTTGTGTAGCAAAACATAGGCTAGAAATACTTAAGCTTGCTAGGAAAGAGAAGAGTAAAAGCTCAAGAAATCATATGTTATGGCTAATATTAGCCATCAAGCAGGCAAAGAAACTTTTAGCTAAGCGCATGAAAATGTGGACTCGTCGACCAAATTCAAGTACTTTTGCCTTAGTGTGGTTGAGAAATTACAGTTCAAGACGGAAGGCAGCCATGTTGAAGAGGAATAAGAGGCGTTCGACAGCAGCTAAAGAGGAAACTCCTAGTGTTGTACCAGATAAAAGAACATTGATGCTCACAAATGGTAGTCCTTTTTTGGTTCAAGATTTTTCTGATGCCTTAATTAGCAGTTCTTCTAGCTCTCCTTTTGAGGGGTTTTGTAATGAAGAGATATTGGATGACATTGATGACGAGATTAAGTGGGATGCATTGTTTCAAGACTTGAAACCGACTTGA